Proteins encoded by one window of Seriola aureovittata isolate HTS-2021-v1 ecotype China chromosome 4, ASM2101889v1, whole genome shotgun sequence:
- the LOC130167445 gene encoding olfactory receptor 15-like, which produces MENNSEIVFVLQGLNDSDTNRQIYFALALVSYLFTIFVNVTLIVTVCLEKTLHEPIYLFLCNLCVNGICGASSFYPKLLHDLLADSHVITYSGCLTQIFVVYSYVFCEFTSLTVMAYDRYMAICRPLQYRAVMTAQRVAQLLLLTWGFSLLETVVGVSFTATLPLCGHHIRKLFCTNWEVVKLSCSDTTVNNIYGFVLMFSQLSQTGLILVSYAHLVRASLRSRSDRRKFVQTCLPHLVTLLVFTISLVFDSMYSRYGSSSALQALQNMLAAEFLVVPPLINPIIYGINLQQIRSRILQNFSHKSETLKPHS; this is translated from the coding sequence ATGGAGAATAACTCTGAGATCGTGTTTGTGCTTCAGGGCCTGAACGACTCTGACACTAACCGTCAGATCTACTTTGCCCTCGCACTCGTGTCCTACCTGTTCACCATCTTCGTGAACGTGACGCTCATCGTCACCGTGTGTCTGGAGAAGACGCTGCACGAGCCCATCTACCTGTTCCTGTGTAACCTGTGTGTGAACGGGATCTGCGGCGCGTCCAGCTTCTACCCGAAGCTGCTCCATGACCTCTTGGCCGACTCCCACGTCATCACGTACTCCGGCTGCTTAACGCAGATATTTGTAGTCTACAGTTATGTGTTCTGTGAGTTCACCAGTCTGACCGTCATGGCCTACGACCGCTACATGGCCATCTGTAGGCCGCTGCAGTACCGCGCTGTGATGACGGCGCAGAGGGTGgcgcagctgctgctgctcacctggGGCTTCTCGCTGCTGGAGACTGTGGTGGGCGTCAGCTTCACCGCCACGCTGCCGCTCTGCGGCCACCACATCCGCAAGCTCTTCTGCACCAACTGGGAGGTGGTGAAGCTGTCCTGCTCCGACACCACCGTCAACAACATCTACGGCTTCGTGCTCATGTTCTCGCAACTGTCGCAGACCGGACTCATCCTGGTCTCCTACGCCCACCTGGTCCGCGCCTCGCTCCGGTCGCGCTCTGACCGCAGAAAGTTCGTTCAGACGTGTTTGCCGCACCTCGTCACGCTCCTCGTCTTCACCATCTCTCTGGTGTTTGACTCCATGTACTCCCGCTACGGCAGCAGCAGCGCGCTGCAGGCGCTGCAGAACATGCTGGCGGCAGAGTTCCTGGTGGTCCCGCCGCTCATAAACCCCATCATCTATGGCATCAACCTGCAGCAGATCCGGTCCAGGATCCTCCAGAACTTCAGCCACAAATCAGAGACCCTAAAACCACATTCATGA